The sequence below is a genomic window from Acomys russatus chromosome 6, mAcoRus1.1, whole genome shotgun sequence.
tcaaAGCCAGTCAAACAGACAGCGAGGATGAGCCACCACTGTAGCTGAGGGTGGAATGGGATCCTCGGATGGAAAGTACAAAGAAGAAATACCGGGATCGAGAGAGGGGAACTCTAAACCCACAGGGTGATCAGACACCATCTGGGTGACGCTGGAAAGATTAGGAAATGAAATCAGCTATGAAGGGTGCTCAGATGTGGAGGGCGGAGTTTCTTCTAACCGCACTGATCTAGCCTTTGCTGTAACTAGATGCTACACTGAAAtctacagaaacacacagatggGCCTCAGGAAAGGCTCAGCAACCTGGCTCAGGTTTGGTCAGCAAAGCAGGTCGGCCACAGAACATGCTCACTGAAGGCTGGTGTGGGGTCAGTGGGTAGTCCCATGATGCAGTGCTTCACAGGCCTGAGGTCAAGCCCCAGCACCTGAGAAGagcaagaagagaggaaaagaaagaaaagaggaaggaaggctaCACTTCACTGTGGAAACGACTCCCGTGAGGTTGTCTAGAAAATGCTCCTTCGGTTTTATGACTTAGAAATTCCCGCTTTACAGgtaataaataatttcatttcccAGCAGGCCAACAGTATTAACAACTATGGGGAATCTTAGAGAAAATAGTGCTGGATAAAGACGCCTCGTAATTACTTTGCCCACAAAAGCAATTCAATGCTTAGGGCTCTGCAGGGCCTCAGGCAAAAGTTCAACGAAAAACCTGAGCATCACTAGGGTCTAgtttccccagcactgcaaaactaAAGTTCATGCCCACGCACTGCTCCCCTATGCCAGACGATGGCAACTTAATGATTCTGAATCAGAAAACAGTGGTGCATTTGTGTGGACTGCAGTTCACACCTCAGGGGAAAAGTGACCCAAAGAAGGAAAAACCTAGCACTTCATTCAGTAAGAACCactgtgggtgggtggagagactctcagctgaggaaaaaaaaaaaaaacaaaaaatctaaataaCCCACTGGCTGATGCTTCCAGACTCCAAAATATTAGGCTGTCACTAGTTCCCATAAATGTGGGTCTCTCGCCAAACCAGCTTTACACCCGCCCGTTTCCTCTAGGCTGTGGAGGGAAAACACACTTCACTGTGCAGAGCCCATCCTGGCTCAGCACCACCTGACTTTGTTGTTAGCCAGTCAGTCTTCCTGAAGTTTGactccttttctattttcataaGAAACTGTTTCCTTGGTGCAGTATTTCTGCCAGAGCCTTTGACCATACTTGCGTGTACTATTGCCAGCCAGGAATCAGTTTCAACTCCTGCTCACCTGGAGGACAAGGCCTGCCTGTGAGAAAAAGaaccctccacccctcacccccaccatccctgcctcagcctttccccTGGCAAAGGGGAATCCAAGCAAAAAGGATCCAAGCCTGAGTGGCCACCCACAGTTTCCAGGAATTTATCCTTTGAGAGGTGGCTTCCAGCCCTGCCCATATTCTCCACATCTCAAACTCTCTTGACAGCCTCTTCCTGTTTTTGGCTCTTGACTTTTCTTCTACCAcacgtccccccccccctcaattggcctcctgcatgctggacaAGTGTTCTACCTCTAAGTGAATcgcgcccccccacccctgcctctgtgcacacacgtgctcccttttagctttttattttgagattgggGGTCTCTCTAAGTTATTCAGGTTGGGCTTGAACTtgccgtgtagcccaggctagccttgagctcctgaGAAGCTGCGGTCACAGGTGTTCACTGATGGACTTGGCAGTTGGTTTTTCCTCTTGCCAAGGCAATACTTTTCCCTGGTCCCTTCCCTCTTCGGTGTACAGACCATTTATTCAGGACCCCTCCCCTGATCACCACACCCTTTTAATaaaaccccaccccagccctggagAGGATGCCTCATCCGACTTGGCAcaactttgttttattcttttcacGTCCATCACTTGTGCTCGACTCCACGCATCTGAAGAACACACACTGTTTCTATTCACTTTCTCTGCCCCCTACCACAATGCCAGGTGTCCAGCATGTTCCTCGTAAGCACTGATTGGATAAGCCGATGAATGATCAGTGTAGCATGGGAGCCTAGAGCTGAGAAACGAAGTCAAAACACTGTTTCTATGGTTTTGTGGTACTTCTTGAGTCAGCCATCCACAGGTGACAAGAACTGATGAGCGGCATGAAAATTTGAGAACGCTGGGTTCCAAACTTAAAATAGAGTTTGGAGCGGTGCCTCCCTTCAGGGTCACGCATTGGATTCTCTGGCCAATTCCCACAAGCTTTGCCAAACAACGATCGGGCATCGGACACTAAGGTGGGTATCCAGGAGGATGAGCAGCTATTGGGCATCAGACACTAAGGTGGGTACCCAGGAGGATGAGCGGCCAGGTCCTTGTGTTATTAACGTCACAGTCTAGCTAAGGACTTGGACATCCATACATCTCTCAGGCACACACTGCATGTATAACCAGATCAGGAGTTAGGGAGGGTGACACCGAGTACTCCAGCTGGAGTCTGCCTTTCCTGGAAATGAGGAGCCTGCAGAAAtgagaaagatgaggaggagagattGGCCAAAGATGTGCAGTATTCGGTAGCACGTCTAGTGTGTTTTGCACTGTACACACGTTCTGAACAGAGGCATGGCTAATGGCTTCAGAACTTCCTTCCACTGGTGCTGGTGCAGAACACAGCCTGGTTGCTTCTCATTTCACAAGGACCATGTCTTCCTCCAGGGTCAAGTGCTCACTGTTCTTTCTAAAAGATCTGAGGTCccttaaatgaaattttcttctgCTGTGATGCAACCCATGGCATACCCAGCATTCCCCGGGCTTCTACCCACATCAGGCTTACAGCCCCGTGGAACTCACTCAAATATGCAGCTCATGCCACTTGCTGATTCTGACCGACACAAAGCACACTTCATCTTTGTCCTAATTAGCTTTAAATGTCAACTCGACACAGCTGACCAATACCTGAGAAGAGAGTCTCGCCGAGAGATTTCACagttcaggttggcctgtgggtgtgagTGCGATGGATTATCTCCATTGTTAATTGATACAGGCGAGTGAGCATGGCcctctgtgggcagcaccaaTTCTGGGAAGGTGGTTGGGGCTATATTAAAAAAGCCAGCAAGCACAGGCCAATTAGGCAACAAACAGCATTCTTTTAtctcttctattttgtttcaaGTTCCTGCTGGAATTCCTGTCCGGTCTTCAGTGACAGAAGCTAAAATAAAACCCCTGCTCTTCCCTCAGTGACCAAAGCTGAAATAAAAGCCCTGCTCTAAATTGATTTTAGTCATGGTGCTTGTCACAGCagcaaaaaggaaacaggaacagTTTCTGATATACAGTCTGTGAGACTGTGGCTGCAGAGCATCTCATAGAGCCTCCGGCCTCTCATGGTTATTCTACATGGtgtgtgcaaaggccctgtggtcGAAGAGAGACCAGCACAAAGCCCTGAAAAAAAGATGCTGGAAATAGCACATTGAATAGACTGTGGTGCGAGATGAAATAAGAGGTGGCAAGCCATAGGATCCTCAGTAAATGCTGCTGATGTAGCCCTTCCAGGGGAGCACTGTGACAATGTAACCTTCATATAGAATATATGGAATTAATAAACTGAGCTTAAGAGAGTGCAGAACCAGAAGGCTCATGCCAACCCAAGCCCACAACTTCTAACAAAGGAAATGATGAAAGCGGGCAGCATTTTCCTCATGTCCTGCACTTTCTTGGGCTACTCCCTGTTGGCTTACTCTGGACCATCGTCATCAGAAatgggaggaagtctccctcacaGTGCCTCAAGCAGGAGACACATCTCAATGGCTACCATTGCTGTCAGTCATCTTTGGCTCAAAAGAAGCCTGTCACCTTAAAGAAACCTGTGGGGAACTTTGCCACTCAGAGTGTAATTCAGGACCGGCGCTCCTTGTCTAGTTATCTTACAGCATAGGGCAGGAGCTGAAAAGGTTTTAGAGAGAGGGGGTGGCTGAGAGAGCCCTCAAGAGAAGGCTGAGAATCCACCGTGGATAATATCTGACTAAGACAGATGTGGGGCCTACCTCTCCCTGGGATGCTGGGCAAATGTTAAGCATTGTTAGAGCATCTTTCTTGTGTTAGTCATTAATCCTTATTGCAAGGACTCCTCCTGATGCTAATTCTCCTGTAAATAAGCAAAGATATTATGGAAAGGCCATTATGACTCCCTAATTGGCAGCTGTTGGGTTTCCCCTTGTTGTCCCGGCTACCCAGAGCAGAAAGACCATCAGTCTaaaggccagccagccaggaggagatgcatgtctttaatcccagccctctggaagcaaaggcaggagggtctctgtgaattcaaggctagcctggtctacatagtgagacagcTAGGGCCACACAGTAAAATCCtatacaagcaagcaaacaaataatgaAACAGGTAAGAAAGGTAGTCCACCCTTATGCAAGCCCAGGCATTCTGGGTCCTCTTCAGGCTCCTTGATGGAAGTGCACAGTGATCTCAGTTCATTGCTTTGACTCCTGAAGGCCCAGTGTCAGCCAGCATCCTTGAGAAGAGAGGCAATATTGATCTGAGAACCTGCGGCCGCTGCTCCCAGGAGAATGCACCTCAGTGTGAGGCTTACAGGGGAGCCTTGTGCACTCATGTGTACTGGCATTCAAAAGATGTGGGGGCAGCCTCAGGGCTCAGAGCTTCTCAGGAATTTCTCTCTCCTGTCCCAGCTTCCCAGATTCAATAATCAGCAACTGCTAAAAGAAAGGATTTGAGATTCGGGATTTGGGACCCCTCACAGCCTCCAAGGCTCTCTGGTCCTTACCTAGACTCTGGCCAGGAATGGAGacagccaggagacagagacaaagtcTGAGGGGAGGCCAAGGCAATATAATGGTGGTTAGTTTGGGTGCCGTGGCTTACATAACCCAATTGTGCCTGCTTCAGCCTGGCAGAGGGCCTGGGTAGAGGCCTGGAGCTGCAGACAGGAGCTGCCAGGAAAGTTGGGAACTGCTGGCAAGAAGCAAGTGgtaggaagagaaggaacagcagGAAGGTTTTTGGAGATGTAACTGTGACACCCAGGGAGGCCTTCGATCATCAACCCCATGGCTCTTTAGTGGGGCAGGTACTGCAAAACCTGGCCCAAGGCTTTCAAAACTCCAGGGTTTCGCAATGCTGCTGTAGTGACTCTCCCGCCTCCGCTGGCCAGCCACTGGGTTTTACGCACAGTTCAGTTCCTGTAAGGAGGATTGTTTGGGGTGTGGGGGAGTGGAGAGGGATGGGTATAAGAAGGAAGTGTGGAGCCTGGGGAAGAGGCCCTGAATAAGAAGCTGGGCACTAAGAGaggccatcatgcccagctctgctGAAGCCAGGATGGGTGTGAGGCTGGCACTGACAGGTCTCTGGGCTGACAGGTCTCAGGGCTGGGTGAGGTGGGGATGTAGAGTTTCAGGCTAAAGGGTTCAGATTGCCCAAAGATCTATTTGTACAGTAGGCCCCAGCCTCCTATCtgccagagggggaggggggcaggtgaAGAGAGATCAGGgtttgaaagggaagaaggaaaagaggctacccagggaggggacaggaggaagagCAGTCACCCCTCCCCTGTCACCAGATCTTACCCGGCTTTCCCCACAGGCTTTGCGATCCTGACGCTGCTCCAGTGCTGTGAGTACCCACCTCTACCCCCTCCTGGAGGAGGTCCTTAGCACAAAAGAATATGCTTCCAGTTTCTCTTAAGGCTCTCAGGGCTTGGGAATTCTTGTTAAGCCAAGGTGACAGGTAATACGCACATTTACTGCTTTAGTCTCCACTCTTCAATttatttgaactttttcaaaACAACAGACTTTAAAAAGGGCTCAGAGTCAGTGAAGACTTCCAAAAACTGTCCTAGGGGACAACAGGGATCCACGACCAAGTGGCTATAAGGGAACTCTATTTACTATAGGAGGAATTAGAATCAGAACAAAGCCCCTGTGATAACAAGCCCCAGCTTGGGGACAGCCATTCTGAGTGGGTTACCAGGTAGGGTCATTCCCACCTAGAGACAGAAGAGACCCACAAAGCCAGTCTttaatcaaacacacacacacacacacacacacacacacacacacacacagagagagagagagagagagagagagagagagagagagagagagagagagagagagagagagagagactgtaggATAGGGCCTGCAGACAGGGCATCTTTTGACCCAAGATGGCACAAGCAAGCCCTCTCCTTATTGGAAGCCACTGCCTCCAGGAAGTCCTCTGTCCTTGGACAGAGTCACGCTTCATCCTCATTCGTCAGCTTGCCTCAGGCAGGGGAAGCTGGCCAGTCCCTTTCCATTAAGACTTCTCATTTTGCTCAACACCtgtccccaccccgcccccgacCCACATCTCCACAGCACACTGGTGCTCAGTCCCACCCCAGATTTCTCCTTCAGGCTCTGCATACAAGCTGGTCTGCTACTACACCAACTGGTCCCAGTACCGGGAAGGCGGTGGGAGTTGCTTCCCAGATGCCATCGACCGTTCCCTGTGCACCCACATCATCTACAGCTTTGCCAACATCAGCAACAATGAGATCGACACATGGGAGTGGAATGACGTGACACTCTATGGCACACTGAATGCACTTAAAACCAGGTTGGGTCACAAGCTGACCAGGATAGGGGTGGAGGGACAGGTCGCTGAGCTGGTCCTAGAGAAGGACGGCTTAGTCCAAGGACCCTCCTGGGAGTGATGGGCTGTGTTGGGATGGTGACAAGGCAACAGGAAGCATCACCAAGGGCCCAGGGAAGGAGCCTCTCTCATCCCCCACAGTAGCTCTGTGGAGTGTGGTGTCATTTGTGAGACCCTTGACCTCTCCTTCCTAGCCCCCCCCCATGGGGAACCTCCAAGTCACCACATGGAGGCTGTGTCTGCCTAGAACAccgatgtgggggggggggcaggcaccTGCAAACAAGAGCCCTTCTATAGTCTACAGACATGGGGTCCCCAGTGTCGTGGCAGCTTTGCTCCACCCCTACTCTCTCCACTATCTTGTTCCACAGAAACTCCAACCTGAAGACCCTCCTGTCTGTTGGAGGATGGAAATCTGGCCCAGAAAGGTAGGGCTCATTGCTGTAGCAGGATGGAGCAGGGTCAAGGCTTGCTGTTGAGGGTCACTGTTGCTCCACTGTTGTAGGGCATAGAAGTGTCAGTGGTAGTTCCGTACACATATTTGGAAAACCAGGGCCAGATAGGGACTTACCAAATATCACAACgtgaatatttgcttttttttttttttttttttttttaagaaagtctTGATAAGTTGCCAGGTTTGccttaaatttactatgtagttcaggctagcctcaaactctgggcaattctcctgcctttaccaccccgcccccacctagtgctgggattataggcatgtgccagtaTACCCACCCAGGTCTTGCAAAGCTCTTCTTACTATAATCCCAGGCGTAAAAACATCTTCTGAGTTACTACCCTaaaggctgggggtgggtgggaaggaatcaatggaggtggggagggttgAGACTGTTAAAGGGGCCTTGGAGTAGTTGGAACAGAACCAGGCCAGCAAGGGGGCCGGCGTGGCTATAATTGATTATTGAATGGTCAATGCGCTGCAGCCTTTTCCCTGGGCTTTGGATGACCACCAGGACCCTCCCCTGCTGTTGGCTCCACCACAGCACCAGGTGTTCCGGTTatcccattttacagacaggAAAGCGCGAGTCAGGCTGCAGCTTGCTCAAAACAAGCTAATTCAGGACACTAGCAATGCCTTGCTCCCTGAGCGCATACTGGTCTAAGTCCTCAGCCTGGGTGCTGTCCCCAGAAGGCTCTCCTAGACCCGTCAGTTCAGGTCCCCTGTCCCCAAGCCCTGGAAATGCCCGGGCCTGGGTCCCTGGCATGTTAAGTGTCAAGCTCACTTTTGTTCCAGATTTTCCAGGATGGCCTCCAGCACTGAGAGGCGCAGTACTTTCATCAAGTCGGTAGCTCCGTTTCTGCGGGCCCATGGCTTTGATGGACTGGATCTCTCCTGGCTCTACCCCGGCCCAAAAGACAAGCAGCATCTTACCACCCTGATTAAGGTGCTTGGCACAGGACACGGGTGGGAGGAAAGCGTCAGCATGTGGGCTAGTGAAGCTCTCTAGGAATGAGCAAATGGGCTTCAGCACTTGTTATAACCATTGTGGGGGGGCggagccctcagaggccaaaGCCCATGGCTGAGGAGGGCACCCGCTCTACATTACCTATTGCCCACTTAGTGAGGTGTCCATTGTCCACTGTTCAGTCCCAAACTGATGCTACCAGCTACCCAACATGCACTGTGTACATAGCTCAATCTGAGGGCCCAGGCATCTCTAGctctcagaggcagagagatggtgTAGACCAATCATCTACAGCACCATGGTGAATCTCTTTGACCTTGCAATTTCATGTAAAATAAGATGCAGACTGAGAGGCACGTGTTTCCACGGCCATCACCCACCATATGATGGTCCCTCCAGGAAGGACAGGGAGTCACTAAGTGCTAATGTGCATGCCTGGGGCTTAAGGATGATGTTGGTCCCAACCATATTGTGTATGtgatgcatgtgtgagtgtttgtgtgtgtgtgtatgggtgtgtgtgtgaatgtgtgtgtgcaggggtgcatgcacatatgtgcaaaatatatgtggaggtcaccctcaggtgtcattcctcaatCACTATCCACCTTTGCTTCGTTCTTTTGAGATAAGggttctcattggcctggaacttagcaaagagactagactggctggctggtgagccccAGGGGTCTCCTTGCCTccgcttccccagtgctgggatgacaggcatacaccactacgcctggcttttCCTGTAGGTTCTGGGGGCGGGGTGTCAAACTCAAGTCCTGTGCTTTAAAGACTAAGATGTTTCCCCAGATCTCAAATCGTATCTTAGTAAAAACATGAGGACCACTTACTCTGCCTGAACTCCATGCAGGTTAGTGGTCACAGCAGGTGGCAAAGGTCAGCAAGGTACCTAGGACCTTTGTCTCCCCCACATAAGCCTCTCGCATGCACCTGGCCCCTTTTTTGCTtacctgccttcctcctcccaacCAGGAGCTGAAGGCAGAATTCATAAAGGAAGTACAGCCTGGGAGGGAGAAACTCCTGCTCAGCGCAGCTGTGTCGGCGGGGAAGGTGGCCCTTGACAGCGGCTATGACATCGCACAGATATCTCAGTGAGTCTCTGGCCCTGGCAGCCCCTCAGAAGCCTCTGCAGGCAACACTTTTGCCCCACCCTGGCCTGACTTCCCATGAAGACTCAGGAGTTCCAAAGCATTGATTTGTAAACTTTGGCAAGCCCCCGCCCCTTCTCCATGACTCAGTTTCCCATGTTAAACGGGCCACCATGAGCCTATGCTTCCGTTTTAACTTGGAGTGACTTTGATTTGGAAGAAGAAGTAGAAAGTATTCTACAGCGTACCAGCCACTCCAGGGTGCTCTCTCTATGCTAAGTCCAGCAGAGTGTTAGATTTGGGAGAGGCAACCAACAGTGAGAAAATATTGTGTATCTAGAATGCAGAGGGAGGTGGCCTGCTTTCCTGCCACCCAGCCCCTTCTCCTTAAACATGAGTTGGAACTGCCAACAGCCTCGTAGCATCTCTCCCAAGGGCACAGGAAAGTCCATGGGAGCAAGGATATTCCATCTCCTTTAGAACCCAAGGGGTATGATTAGTCTGGCACTTTAAACGGTGGGTGGGAAAGAGGTAGCACATGCATCTGAATCCCCGAAGCTCACACTTCTGCCTCACTTACAGCCCCTTCTGCACAGGCCTATTGAACGCTCCCTCCCCATGAGTGACTGTAGGCTGAGCCAATTCCACACTAGGTCGTCCACGGCACTTTTAACTGGCTTTTGCCAAGACAAGCACACCAGGAGTGGAGGAGGCCGAGGTGATATGGCTCAAGGGAAGCCGGCCAGCGGTCTCTGAAGCTCCTGGGCTTTGGTCAATGCCCTGCTTCTTAGATGCCCCTGCCACAACCTGCTGGGCCATGGCTGTAAAGTCAAGACCATCTCTAATTCCCCACTTCACCTCCAATTCCTTTTTCCCAGACACCTGGATTTTATTAATCTCATGACCTACGATTTCCACGGAACCTGGAACCAAGCCACAGGACATCACAGCCCCCTCTTCCGAGGCCAGGCAGACAGCAGTTCTGACAGATTCAACAATGTGGTGCGTCCCTGGAAGAACTGTGGGAGGGAGCCACAAAGCCCTGCCacctggtggtgcacacacagCCAGCCGGCTCTTTTTCAGTACATTTCTCACAAGATAGGCTAGGAAAGCCATTTCACAGACggggaaactgaggaaagcctTGCGGCATAGCCTGAGTGATGGCAGGAGTGGGCAAAATGAAGAGAGGCTGGGGacttatgccaggcatggtggcgcatgcctttaatcccagcactcgggaggcagaggcaggtagatcgctatgagttcgaggccaacctggtctacaaagtgagtccaggacagccaaggctacatagagaaaccctgtctcaaaaaactaaaataataataataataataataacaataataataataataataataataataataataataataataaaagaagtagGAGGCCAGCTTACTTGTGTGCAACCCGAGCCAGCCAGGCAATTTCTGTGTCTGTCACACATTAATAATCCCTTCTTATGCCTACAAGGAGCTTTTCAagaacaaacctttaaaaatcatttttaactGGCATTATCAGTTCCCAGAGGGATGGGGATTCCCAGTTGCACCTTGTAGCTGTCACTGTACCTGTCAAGGCAGCAGTATTAATTGTACAACCCTATGTGCATACCACCCAGCCCAGCTAACTGTTCCTGCTCTCTCTGCCCTATCCCAGGACTACGCTGTGGGGTACATGCTGAAGCTGGGAGCCCCGGCCAGCAAGCTAATGATGGGTATCCCCACCTTTGGGAAGAGTTTCACTCTGGGATCTTCTGAGACGAGGGTGGGAGCGCCAGCCTCAGG
It includes:
- the Chi3l1 gene encoding chitinase-3-like protein 1 gives rise to the protein MPSSAEARMGVRLALTGFAILTLLQCCSAYKLVCYYTNWSQYREGGGSCFPDAIDRSLCTHIIYSFANISNNEIDTWEWNDVTLYGTLNALKTRNSNLKTLLSVGGWKSGPERFSRMASSTERRSTFIKSVAPFLRAHGFDGLDLSWLYPGPKDKQHLTTLIKELKAEFIKEVQPGREKLLLSAAVSAGKVALDSGYDIAQISQHLDFINLMTYDFHGTWNQATGHHSPLFRGQADSSSDRFNNVDYAVGYMLKLGAPASKLMMGIPTFGKSFTLGSSETRVGAPASGPGLPGRYTKEKGILAYYEICDFLSGADLHRIVDQQVPYATKGNQWVGYDDQESVINKVQYLKRQQLGGAMVWALDLDDFRGSFCGQKKRFPLTNAIKEALNAA